The Streptomyces camelliae genome window below encodes:
- a CDS encoding alpha/beta fold hydrolase has protein sequence MTNLSSLRLPDGFLDLFTSRLVEANGVRLHAVTGGDGPALLLVGGWPQTWYAWREVMPALAREHTVVAVDSRGSGLSDKPDDGYDAGTLAADLVALMAALGHDRFDVVGHDIGTWTGYALAADHPERVGRLAILEAMIPGLTPSPPFFGPGELNLKLWQFGFNRLTDLNEELVRGRERLFFGWQFATKAATRTAIPAYAVDVYVDAITADPRALRASFAYYRALDETIAQNEQRSKTRLTLPVLAVGGALWSGANAAQTMRLAADNVTEVVLDDCGHYPAEEQPARFAEILEDFLAVNR, from the coding sequence ATGACGAACTTGAGTTCCCTGCGGCTGCCTGACGGGTTCCTCGACCTCTTCACCAGCCGGCTCGTGGAAGCGAACGGGGTGCGGCTGCACGCGGTCACCGGTGGGGACGGCCCGGCGCTGCTGCTGGTCGGCGGGTGGCCCCAGACCTGGTACGCCTGGCGCGAGGTGATGCCCGCGCTCGCCCGTGAGCACACCGTCGTTGCCGTCGACTCGCGCGGGTCCGGGCTCTCCGACAAGCCCGACGACGGGTACGACGCCGGCACGCTGGCCGCCGATCTGGTTGCGTTGATGGCCGCGCTCGGGCACGACCGGTTCGACGTGGTCGGCCACGACATCGGCACGTGGACCGGATACGCCCTCGCCGCCGATCACCCCGAGCGGGTGGGCCGGCTCGCCATCCTCGAAGCGATGATCCCCGGTCTCACGCCGTCCCCGCCGTTCTTCGGCCCGGGCGAACTCAACCTGAAGCTCTGGCAGTTCGGTTTCAACCGGCTCACCGACCTCAACGAGGAACTGGTCCGGGGACGGGAGCGGCTCTTCTTCGGCTGGCAGTTCGCCACCAAGGCCGCCACACGGACCGCGATCCCCGCGTACGCCGTGGACGTCTACGTCGACGCGATCACCGCGGATCCCCGCGCGCTGCGGGCGAGTTTCGCGTACTACCGGGCGCTGGACGAGACGATCGCGCAGAACGAGCAGCGCAGCAAGACCCGGCTGACGCTGCCGGTGCTCGCCGTCGGCGGCGCGCTGTGGAGCGGCGCGAATGCCGCCCAGACGATGCGGCTGGCGGCCGACAACGTCACGGAGGTCGTCCTCGACGACTGCGGTCATTACCCGGCCGAGGAGCAGCCGGCGCGGTTTGCCGAAATCCTGGAGGACTTCCTCGCGGTCAACCGGTAG
- a CDS encoding sigma-70 family RNA polymerase sigma factor has product MDSTATDRFDTSRFEASRNRLASLAYRLLGSATDAEDAVQDAFLHWQAAERQRIKVPEAWLTKVVTNLCLDRLRSAQARRERTCGAWLPEPLLDGDPMLGPADTFEQRESVSLAVLTLMERLSPVERAVYVLREAFSYSHAEIAGILDIAESASQQHLHRARRRITAARRGGGEVDRASARRIVEEFLAAASSGRTERLVALLTDDATAISDGAGLTERLLQYDTAQRIAAVARAGFKPTAAKRRLAGGRSAVHYALVNGAPAILFVPGDQVVGAVTFDITDGKIATVRGIAAPTRLTRLTEAWRQREPDTPLITQW; this is encoded by the coding sequence GTGGACAGCACCGCCACTGACCGCTTCGACACCAGTCGGTTCGAGGCCAGCCGGAACCGGCTGGCCTCGCTGGCGTACCGGCTGCTGGGCTCCGCCACCGACGCCGAGGACGCCGTGCAGGATGCATTCCTGCACTGGCAGGCCGCCGAGCGGCAGCGGATCAAGGTGCCGGAAGCATGGCTGACCAAGGTCGTCACCAACCTGTGCCTCGACCGGCTCCGCTCGGCACAAGCCCGCCGCGAACGCACCTGCGGCGCCTGGCTGCCCGAACCGCTCCTCGACGGCGACCCGATGCTCGGCCCGGCCGACACGTTCGAGCAGCGCGAATCGGTCTCCCTGGCCGTGCTGACGCTCATGGAGCGCCTGTCACCCGTCGAGCGGGCCGTGTACGTCCTGCGTGAAGCGTTCTCCTACAGTCACGCCGAGATCGCCGGGATCCTCGACATCGCCGAGTCCGCGAGTCAGCAGCACCTCCACCGGGCCCGGCGCCGCATCACCGCCGCACGTCGCGGCGGTGGGGAAGTCGACCGGGCATCCGCCCGCAGGATCGTCGAGGAATTCCTCGCCGCTGCCTCCTCGGGCCGGACCGAACGGCTGGTGGCGCTGCTCACCGACGACGCGACCGCGATCTCCGACGGCGCCGGCCTGACCGAGAGGCTGCTGCAGTACGACACTGCGCAGCGCATCGCCGCCGTCGCACGAGCCGGCTTCAAACCCACAGCCGCGAAGCGGCGACTTGCCGGCGGGAGGTCCGCCGTCCACTACGCGCTCGTCAACGGTGCCCCCGCCATCCTCTTCGTGCCCGGCGACCAGGTCGTCGGCGCCGTGACGTTCGACATCACAGATGGCAAGATCGCAACCGTGCGCGGCATCGCCGCCCCTACCCGTCTCACCCGCCTCACCGAAGCCTGGCGGCAGCGCGAACCGGACACGCCGCTCATCACCCAGTGGTGA
- a CDS encoding NAD(P)/FAD-dependent oxidoreductase produces the protein MKHRIVVLGAGYAGAYVAGSLARRLSPADTDITVVNAVPDFVQRLRLHQLAAGQDIEAPQLTDVFAGTGIRLRLARVTAVDPERQVVAVADADGGGELGYDTLVYALGSHGDVDAVRGAAEYAFDVAGRPSALRLRERLDSVGDGGHVVVVGDGLTGIETVTEIAESRPGLSVALVARGELGARLSAGARSHLRRVCDRLGVTVWEHTEVEAVEAARVLCADGTALASDATVWTAGFAVSPIAAAGGLEVTENGRIVVDRTMRSISHPNVYAVGDSAYAIGDNGRPLPMSCASAGYTGMQATAAIVGRLTGRKIPNTKLVYTYNHISLGRRDAILQMVDHEGQAKPKHMGGRKPARIKSGILKMSLWATSHPTFGMPKRKRRLAVAPDASAEKAFA, from the coding sequence ATGAAGCATCGCATCGTCGTCCTCGGCGCCGGCTATGCCGGGGCCTACGTGGCCGGGTCGCTGGCCCGCCGGCTGTCCCCGGCGGACACCGACATCACCGTGGTCAACGCCGTGCCGGACTTCGTCCAGCGACTGAGGCTGCACCAGCTCGCGGCCGGCCAGGACATCGAGGCTCCACAGCTCACCGACGTCTTCGCGGGCACGGGGATACGGCTGCGCCTGGCCCGAGTCACCGCCGTCGACCCCGAGCGCCAGGTCGTCGCCGTGGCTGACGCCGACGGCGGCGGCGAGCTCGGCTACGACACGCTTGTCTACGCGCTCGGCAGCCACGGCGACGTCGACGCCGTCCGCGGCGCGGCCGAGTACGCCTTCGACGTTGCCGGCCGGCCCTCGGCGCTGCGGCTGCGCGAGCGCCTGGACAGCGTGGGCGATGGCGGGCATGTGGTGGTCGTCGGTGACGGGTTGACCGGCATCGAGACCGTCACCGAGATCGCCGAATCCCGGCCCGGCCTGTCGGTGGCGCTGGTCGCCCGCGGCGAGCTGGGCGCCCGGCTCTCCGCCGGGGCCCGCAGCCACCTGCGCCGGGTCTGCGACCGGCTGGGTGTCACCGTCTGGGAGCACACCGAGGTCGAAGCCGTCGAAGCGGCGCGGGTGCTGTGCGCCGACGGCACCGCCCTGGCGTCCGACGCGACCGTGTGGACGGCCGGGTTCGCGGTCAGCCCCATCGCCGCCGCCGGCGGGCTGGAGGTCACCGAGAACGGTCGGATCGTCGTCGATCGCACCATGCGGTCGATCTCGCACCCGAACGTCTACGCCGTCGGCGACAGCGCCTACGCCATCGGCGACAACGGTCGGCCGCTGCCGATGTCCTGCGCCTCGGCCGGCTACACCGGCATGCAGGCCACGGCCGCGATCGTGGGACGCCTGACCGGCCGCAAGATCCCGAACACCAAGCTGGTCTACACGTACAACCACATCAGCCTCGGGCGGCGGGACGCGATCCTGCAGATGGTCGACCACGAAGGGCAGGCAAAGCCGAAGCACATGGGCGGCCGGAAGCCCGCACGGATCAAGTCGGGCATCCTCAAGATGTCGCTGTGGGCCACCTCCCACCCCACCTTCGGCATGCCCAAGCGCAAGCGCCGCCTGGCCGTCGCGCCAGATGCGTCCGCCGAGAAGGCGTTCGCGTAG
- a CDS encoding TetR/AcrR family transcriptional regulator, which translates to MTERNRGRPRAFDRDRAVLDAARLFWRRGYSGTSTRTLTAALGLSTSSLYAAFGSKAGLFEEAVRTYAERYREIYQQAVGEKDIQTVIERILTDSVHEFTQPSDTHPGCLISSAVMTDSTSTLDTSAYIAELHSSNEQALLVRIERAIQDGELAAGTNAAVLTGLIQSIWHGLSVRSNVDTAREDLLATAQLAHQLICQQLTSPTS; encoded by the coding sequence GTGACCGAACGCAACCGTGGACGCCCCCGAGCCTTCGACCGCGACCGTGCGGTCCTTGACGCCGCTCGCCTCTTCTGGCGACGCGGCTACTCCGGCACCTCGACCCGCACCCTGACCGCGGCCCTCGGGCTTTCCACCTCCAGCCTCTACGCCGCCTTCGGCAGCAAGGCCGGACTGTTCGAGGAAGCGGTGCGGACCTACGCCGAGCGTTACCGCGAGATCTACCAGCAGGCTGTCGGCGAGAAGGACATCCAGACGGTCATCGAACGCATCCTCACCGACTCGGTCCACGAGTTCACCCAGCCAAGCGACACGCATCCCGGATGTCTCATCAGCAGCGCCGTGATGACCGACAGCACGAGCACGCTCGATACCAGCGCCTACATCGCCGAACTGCACAGCTCGAACGAGCAGGCCCTCCTCGTGCGCATCGAACGAGCGATCCAGGACGGGGAACTAGCCGCAGGCACCAACGCAGCAGTCCTGACCGGGCTCATCCAATCCATCTGGCACGGATTGTCAGTGCGATCCAACGTCGACACAGCTCGCGAGGACCTGCTCGCGACGGCACAACTTGCTCACCAGCTGATCTGCCAACAACTCACGTCACCAACGTCCTGA
- a CDS encoding alpha/beta fold hydrolase, translating into MERTIQKKLSVGGDSWVTVDVYGEPDAPSLVVVPGVMSDAHTWRRVAGTIDAWPSVVVVNRRGRASSGPLTNSYSLQTEVEDLGVVLDEFDSTRALFGWSYGGLITLLAANDRPIPQVIAYEPVMQPFGRHALPDLKMAEETADWDRCVEIVNRQISGFSAAHVEDLRADHYGWAILRRLSGPLYAELGALNAAPPPDVMARQADQVDLIIGQCNRGTAPYGTSFDNVRQHVAHAGIHELPGQGHLAHIQAPAELGHLLNNLAAI; encoded by the coding sequence ATGGAGCGAACGATTCAGAAGAAGCTGTCGGTCGGCGGGGACAGCTGGGTCACGGTCGATGTGTACGGCGAGCCGGATGCCCCGAGCCTCGTCGTCGTTCCGGGCGTGATGAGTGATGCGCATACGTGGCGCCGTGTTGCGGGCACCATCGACGCCTGGCCCTCAGTGGTAGTCGTAAACCGTCGGGGGCGTGCTTCCTCGGGGCCGTTGACCAACTCGTACTCACTGCAGACAGAGGTTGAGGACCTCGGCGTGGTCCTTGACGAGTTCGACAGCACGAGGGCTCTCTTCGGCTGGAGCTACGGCGGCTTGATCACCTTGCTGGCCGCCAACGATCGCCCGATTCCCCAGGTGATCGCCTACGAGCCGGTGATGCAGCCATTCGGACGCCATGCACTGCCGGACCTGAAGATGGCAGAGGAGACTGCAGACTGGGATCGCTGCGTCGAGATCGTCAACCGGCAGATCTCCGGCTTCTCCGCTGCGCATGTCGAGGATCTCCGGGCCGATCATTACGGTTGGGCGATCTTGCGTCGCTTGAGCGGACCGCTGTACGCCGAACTCGGCGCGCTCAACGCGGCGCCGCCTCCGGATGTGATGGCGCGACAGGCAGATCAAGTCGACCTGATCATCGGCCAGTGCAACCGCGGAACAGCCCCCTACGGAACGTCGTTCGACAACGTGCGGCAGCACGTCGCTCACGCCGGAATCCACGAACTCCCCGGCCAGGGCCACCTGGCCCACATTCAGGCGCCGGCAGAGCTTGGACACCTGCTCAACAACCTCGCCGCCATCTGA
- a CDS encoding amino acid permease, with the protein MSRPQIPPGHSPHGGATTRTAPLGYQQELRRGVGGFASFAAGFSFVSILTTVFQLFGLGFGLGGASFFWTWPLVFAGQLLVALCFAELAARWPISGAIYQWSSRLAGTTAGWFVGWIMVIGQILTVAAAAIAAQAVLPGIWSGFQIVGGPGADPSVGSPTGARNAVLLGCLLLAVTTVVNILGIRQMAAATSFGVTVEIIGVIALVLALFFLPERGPQVVLHHTGWAGHGGYAGAFLASSLMAAYVMVGFDSAGELAEETHSPRRTTPRTILRALITSGVGGALLILSGLMAAGSLTDGKLAAGGLSWVLTDRLGAVVGRLLLCCVAVAVFACTLAVQTSGARMMYSMAREGALPFHRRLAKVSARTGTPVTTSIVVGVAAAAALVVNIGQAAIFTALSSLCIALLYLAYLGVTLPLLVGRIRQRAAGGLPAGVDETGRPLFSLGRWGVAVNAVAVLYQAGMTVNLVWPRTEIYDLTGGTWWLRWSALLFIGLSLAAGAGYFLARRLHRRIELRHVPHTHTEPPREAEAVAEPA; encoded by the coding sequence ATGAGCCGGCCCCAGATTCCCCCCGGGCACAGTCCGCACGGCGGCGCCACGACCAGGACCGCTCCCCTCGGCTACCAGCAGGAACTCCGCCGCGGAGTGGGCGGCTTCGCCTCCTTCGCCGCCGGCTTCTCCTTCGTGTCGATCCTCACCACCGTCTTCCAGTTGTTCGGGCTCGGCTTCGGCCTCGGCGGCGCATCGTTCTTCTGGACGTGGCCGCTCGTCTTCGCCGGGCAGTTGCTGGTCGCGCTCTGTTTCGCCGAACTGGCGGCACGCTGGCCGATATCCGGGGCCATCTACCAGTGGTCGAGCCGGCTGGCCGGCACCACGGCGGGCTGGTTCGTCGGCTGGATCATGGTCATCGGTCAGATCCTCACCGTCGCGGCGGCGGCGATCGCCGCGCAGGCGGTCCTGCCGGGCATCTGGTCGGGGTTCCAGATCGTCGGCGGACCGGGCGCCGATCCGTCGGTCGGCTCCCCGACCGGCGCGCGGAACGCGGTCCTGCTGGGCTGTCTGCTGCTGGCGGTCACCACGGTGGTGAACATCCTGGGCATCCGTCAGATGGCCGCCGCCACCAGCTTCGGCGTCACCGTCGAGATCATCGGCGTGATCGCCCTGGTGCTGGCGCTGTTCTTCCTTCCCGAGCGGGGGCCGCAGGTGGTGCTCCACCACACCGGCTGGGCCGGACACGGCGGCTATGCCGGGGCCTTTCTGGCCTCCTCCCTGATGGCGGCGTACGTCATGGTCGGCTTCGACTCGGCGGGCGAGCTGGCGGAGGAGACCCACAGCCCGCGCCGTACCACCCCCCGTACCATCCTGCGGGCCCTGATCACCTCGGGCGTCGGCGGGGCGCTGCTGATCCTGTCGGGGCTGATGGCGGCGGGCAGCCTGACCGACGGGAAGCTGGCCGCGGGCGGACTGTCCTGGGTGCTCACCGACCGGCTCGGCGCGGTCGTGGGCCGGCTGCTGCTGTGCTGTGTGGCCGTCGCGGTGTTCGCCTGCACCCTGGCCGTGCAGACCTCCGGGGCGCGGATGATGTACTCCATGGCGCGCGAGGGCGCCCTTCCGTTCCACCGGCGCCTCGCGAAGGTCTCGGCCCGCACGGGCACACCGGTCACCACGTCGATCGTGGTGGGTGTCGCGGCCGCCGCCGCGCTCGTCGTGAACATCGGTCAGGCGGCGATCTTCACCGCGCTCTCCAGCCTCTGCATCGCCCTGCTGTACCTGGCCTATCTCGGTGTGACGCTGCCGCTGCTGGTCGGCCGGATCCGGCAGCGGGCCGCCGGCGGGCTGCCGGCGGGCGTCGACGAGACCGGGCGGCCCCTGTTCTCGCTGGGCCGGTGGGGAGTGGCGGTCAACGCGGTCGCGGTGCTCTACCAGGCCGGGATGACCGTCAACCTGGTCTGGCCGCGCACGGAGATCTACGACCTCACCGGCGGTACCTGGTGGCTGCGTTGGAGCGCCCTGCTGTTCATCGGGCTCAGCCTCGCCGCCGGTGCCGGCTACTTCCTGGCCCGCCGGCTGCACCGCCGTATCGAGCTGCGGCACGTGCCGCACACGCACACCGAGCCGCCCCGCGAGGCCGAGGCCGTCGCCGAGCCCGCCTGA
- a CDS encoding urea amidolyase associated protein UAAP1: MTTAQSPTAGAPHGSHRNGRVSARARDLHLTDSVRSARHDARAQGGRSGEWMPYLPASGSPHRPPGVDPATLVWAETVAPGGYTHKVLARGTRLRFDDPTGDACAHLLLYNALEPVERLNVADTQKVPWQAYLGENHPLLSGDGRVLAVVSADSSGRHDAFCGTTTDAWNERKYGDARPEGPSPSGRGLFLKAAAKHGLGRRDLPPGVSFFQGVRVEADGTLGWQGSAGPGTHVELVAEMPLLVLVANVVHPLDPRPEYVVGPLRVHAWRGTPTGPGEPRFTATPELHRAYLNTVDYCEARGL; encoded by the coding sequence ATGACCACCGCGCAGAGTCCGACGGCCGGCGCGCCGCACGGCAGCCACCGCAACGGGCGGGTTTCCGCCCGCGCCCGTGATCTGCATCTGACCGACAGTGTCCGCAGCGCCCGGCACGACGCCCGTGCCCAGGGCGGGCGGTCCGGGGAGTGGATGCCGTACCTTCCGGCGTCCGGCAGCCCGCACCGCCCGCCGGGGGTGGACCCGGCCACCCTGGTGTGGGCGGAGACGGTGGCGCCCGGCGGCTACACGCACAAGGTGCTCGCCCGCGGCACCCGGCTGCGGTTCGACGACCCGACCGGCGACGCCTGCGCCCACCTGCTGCTCTACAACGCCCTGGAACCGGTCGAGCGGCTCAACGTCGCCGACACCCAGAAGGTGCCCTGGCAGGCCTACCTGGGCGAGAACCATCCATTGCTGTCCGGGGACGGCCGGGTCCTGGCCGTCGTCAGCGCCGACTCCTCCGGCCGGCACGACGCCTTCTGCGGCACCACCACCGACGCCTGGAACGAGCGCAAGTACGGTGACGCCCGGCCCGAGGGACCGTCTCCGTCCGGGCGTGGGCTCTTCCTCAAGGCGGCCGCCAAGCACGGTCTGGGCCGGCGCGACCTGCCGCCCGGCGTGTCCTTCTTCCAGGGCGTGCGCGTCGAGGCGGACGGCACCCTCGGCTGGCAGGGCAGCGCCGGACCGGGCACACATGTCGAACTCGTCGCGGAAATGCCCCTGTTGGTGCTGGTCGCCAACGTCGTCCACCCGCTGGACCCGCGCCCGGAGTACGTCGTCGGCCCGCTGCGGGTGCACGCCTGGCGCGGCACCCCGACCGGCCCCGGCGAGCCGCGCTTCACCGCCACGCCGGAACTGCACCGGGCGTACCTGAACACCGTCGACTACTGCGAAGCACGGGGGCTGTGA
- a CDS encoding urea amidolyase associated protein UAAP2 yields MATTPSGNTPVTCPTVSGGTVASTVPVGAVYAEDSRLDRGASLVEGTVVLDETVAPNAPWSAVVRKGHVLTIVDVGGNQSADCLLYDADDPEERYSVPDTLAWQGNTYVRTGTVLRSNEGRALMTVVADEIDRQDTIGGACGKESNTLRYGHHVMFQHGCRENFLAEAGRRGLGVRDLVSNLNWFMNVPVEADGALGIVDGMSAPGRRVAVRAETDVLVLVSNCPQMNNPCNDFNPTPLRMLVVDPAPAADEARSARAAGTPEGTA; encoded by the coding sequence ATGGCGACCACACCGAGCGGGAACACACCGGTCACCTGCCCGACCGTCTCGGGCGGCACCGTCGCCTCCACCGTCCCGGTCGGCGCGGTGTACGCGGAGGACTCCCGCCTGGACCGGGGAGCGAGCCTGGTCGAGGGCACCGTCGTCCTCGACGAGACGGTGGCCCCCAACGCCCCCTGGTCGGCGGTGGTGCGCAAGGGGCACGTCCTGACGATCGTCGATGTCGGCGGCAACCAGTCGGCCGACTGCCTCCTGTACGACGCCGACGATCCCGAGGAGCGCTACAGCGTCCCCGACACCCTGGCCTGGCAGGGCAACACCTATGTGCGCACCGGCACCGTGCTGCGCAGCAACGAGGGCCGCGCGCTGATGACCGTCGTCGCCGACGAGATCGACCGCCAGGACACCATCGGCGGCGCCTGCGGCAAAGAGTCCAACACCCTGCGCTACGGCCACCACGTGATGTTCCAGCACGGCTGCCGGGAGAACTTCCTCGCGGAGGCCGGCCGACGCGGTCTCGGGGTGCGGGACCTCGTCTCCAACCTCAACTGGTTCATGAACGTGCCCGTCGAGGCGGACGGCGCGCTGGGCATCGTGGACGGCATGTCGGCGCCGGGCCGCCGGGTCGCGGTGCGCGCCGAGACGGACGTCCTGGTGCTGGTGTCCAACTGCCCGCAGATGAACAACCCGTGCAACGACTTCAACCCGACCCCGCTGCGGATGCTCGTCGTGGACCCGGCACCGGCGGCCGACGAAGCACGCTCCGCGCGGGCCGCCGGCACTCCGGAGGGAACCGCGTGA